The Xiphias gladius isolate SHS-SW01 ecotype Sanya breed wild chromosome 17, ASM1685928v1, whole genome shotgun sequence genome includes the window TAAGTAGATCCAAATGTACCAATTTGACGATAGAACCGGCTCCGGACAGTGTTTTCACCAACCACAATGTGGGCTCATATTGGCAACTGGCTAGGCTACCTCATGCTGTTACCGTAGGAGGTAACATTTATCTATTATACTAACAGCATCTTGCACGAATGCATGTGATCTCTTGTCTTGACTACTGTAACACCCTTCTGGCCAGCATGCACAGTAAAATCTCTGCACATAGTCCAAAAAACACGGGAGCATGTCTGGTCTTCAAGCGGCCAGAGTCAACATTCTTACATACCTGTGGTCTCTAGCGACCCTACAAACCTTTTAGAGGAAAACAGCCgaaaaacaaagcttttatcatttttcacattttgacaccagaacactgtcaaaaacaaaccatttgaGTTGTACCAGGGAGCTGAGTgcttaaatgaatgaaattaatgaattataAAAGGTTGTAATGTAGTCTGGTTTAAGGTATGCATTTAAGGGTTAGGCCAAGAGGTCTGATTTGAATTAACAGATAGTGGTTGAAAATTAGTTTCACTGTGGACTTTTTGACCGCTATTAGCACTATGGAGCAGGTTTTTCATGAGTGCGCCCCCGTTTTGTTTATCTCATGCACGCGCACGAGGGCGCACACGCACGAATGCGTTCACATGGGTGACATGCATTCAACATGTCAAAGTTTGAAAATTCaccaaccagcacctctaacTCTGACTAATTAACTTGTGTGTCATTTCTTTAGCccacactgaaaaagaaatagcTTTACAGGACAAACTATTTACGGAAAAAAATAACTAAGTTTGAAGAGAAGATGGGGGTTTCCCGTTTCCTTCAATACAGTTTTGCTTGGAACCAGTATCCCGTGGCCTCAGGGTACCAGAATCTGTTCAAGGACTGTTTTCTTGATAATCTGTGTGTATGCAGCAGTAGTGTCATATGTGAAATAACCCATGTCCTCTGCCACTCAGTCATGGTGCGGCAGCTGCAGGCGGAGGGCTACGACGGCTTTTGTGCCTTCTTCTCCGTCATCCACGAAGTGGGCATCATCGTCTTATTCAGCGTGTGCTTCTTCCCTGTGTTCTCTGTGTTCGTCTACATCTACCTGGACATCCTGAAGATCGCCTGCAGCCACCAGAAGCAGATCTGCCAAGTGAGGCAAGCAGGCTCCAGGACAGCTGACCGACTTTGCCATCAACCCTGTCAACATTACCACCACCATCAGCAGCTGAGAAGCGGTTACTGGAGTCATGTGAAGGCCCTGAGGACAGTGGCTGTGCTTGTGGGCTGCTTCTTGGTACTCTGGTGCCCCTTCTTCGTGGTGTGCATAGTTCACGTTCTGTGTAAAAGCTGTGAACTCACGGACGTGTTGGAGAATTATCTGTGGCTGCTGGGACTGTCCAACTCCCTGATCAACCCGCTGGTCTACGCCTTTTGGCAAAGGGAGGTGCGGCTGCAGTTAGCAGCCATGTTTTCCTGCTTTACAGGCAGGTGGGTGGCCGCTGGACCACCAGGTATCACCGAAAGATATGACCCTCAGTCACCTGTGCAGACTCAAGCCTGTGTTTCTGGTGGAGACAGCATTAACCCCTCGCTGTTGCGGCCAATTACCTGCAACAGCGAGGCTCACACTGCGGCAATATCTGCCACGACTAACTTATGAAAGAAACCGGGAAACCAGAGAAACTGTACAGAAATGTATAGATAGAGTGTCTCATCAATGTGAATGGTGATTTTAGAAACGCGGACTTGATTGATATTCCAGCGTGGCTTTAAGATCAGAGGTCTtcaagccaaaaataaaaatattaccaTTAAACACGTTACTACTAagtgttacatttaaaatagtACACTGTTCATAATTCGTACAAACAGTCCTTAGCTAACTCCATCACACGTGCACCGTACTGCAGCAGAATCATTCCGTATCCTACAGTGCTGCCGGGCCTCAGCCCGATTCGACCCAAATCCTTCAGGCCTGAGACCAATCCAttaataaagttttaaagtCAAAACTTTTGCTCCCTTTCTTTTACTCTAGCTTTTGAACTATCCATCATCATGTGTTCACTACTAATGaatctttaaaatgtgttgGCAGTGAACAAATTACAAATATCACGTGGCATTCAAGGAAAATCCAGGTTCATTACAGcctgtttttagccatgctagtggcacGGCTGTGGGGCTTTGTGTTGGCCTGTCGGCTGGTCCACCTCTTtcgtccagactgaaatatctcaacaactattagcGAGAATGTTGCGCGGACATTCGTGATCACGACAGTTTGAAATTTAATTACTTTAGTGGCcaactgacttttcctctagcgccaccatgaggttgacacatgtggttttgagtaaaatgtcttaACAGCCACTGAATGGATTGCCACGTTTGCCATGCCAAGTTTGGAACACACATTTATGCCCCCACACACGATGgactgtaatcactttggtgatcctctgatttttcaaaaatttgatttgtCCACACATGGGATTTACGCTAAAGtctaagatggtgaccatggtaaacattatacctgccaAACGTCACCACAATAGCGTTCTAAGCGTGCCGCCGCGGtggtgttagcatttagttcaaagcacggcggcctcacagagctgccagcgTGGCTGTCGACTCCTAGCCTTGTTGAAGTTTCGATCATTTCTATTAGTTACGGTGCAATTGTACACACCCAAAGTAATTGCTGGGAAGAATAAGTCAGACTGGGCAAAAAACACGAGCTGTCTAGTAATCGAACTGGATTTAAACAACGCCCCAGGGTAGCCAAACCTCTCTGCAAGGGAGAAGTCTGGGCTTTTCAGTCAGTTTACCTGCCAAGCGATGAGAACACAGTCTATCCACTTCTCCCTGGGGTTCACTTTGTTGAGTGACGGCGGGCTGGAGACTCATTAAAGTGACATCAGTACAGTAGAATTTACAGATTTGTTCCAGATTTGTGAGACCAAAAGGGTCAGAGGACAGTGGCAGCAGGAGGCCCGGTTTCGCAGGCTCTGGCATGCGCCACTGAGAAGTCAGCGAGGGGTTTAGGCCTGTCCCACTGTGGAATCAGTGAGCGCATGAGGGGCTTTCAATGACTTTATGCACACTTACTGCAAGTCTGATATCCCACAGGGACTTGCAGAGGATAGTGCCTGCGTGCAGCCTGggggaaaacacacattaacGCAGGCTgtaatgttgaaaatgaaacaagaaaaaaccaACGTCATACTGAAACTATAAGAAAAAAGTGTTGCTAAAGAACCAGCATAAACCTCATTGGTGTTTATGACTTGTGTACACATTGGGTGGAAATTGTAATTACCaaaaatttaagtttaatttatttttctgcagtggCAGACAGTGAATTTTGGTTCTGAGCGACCCTGTCGGGGCCGGTGAATTGACTCATTCGATATCTGTGTGGACCGGCACTACAAACAGCTCGTAATACCCATTCAGTAAAACGGCCACAATAGCCGCTTAGTCCAACTTGTGCTTTGAGCACTCCCTAGGTTACTCCCTGACTCTGTGTGTTACTCCGCGACGTGGTTCGAAGCACAGAGGAACATACACAGCGCTGGCATCAAAGGACCGCCTGCTGCAGGAAGTGTTTACAGTCTGGTCTTCTTCTACCACCGTAtcggaaaaggaaaaagggaaaaaagaaggagaattcatatttcagtttggccttagaaaataaaaacaacgcTTTGACCAGAGAATATAAAAGTTATACTAAATTTAAACAGGGTAATCTTTTCCATGGTTGACAAAAGCCTCCGAGCGTCCAGAGCAAGTTTTTTTCTGGGCtactgtttatttaatttttgtatcaTTTGGGCAATTTGCGCCCACAAAAAAATACCAGGATCCAGTATATTCCAATAAATCAGCCGCTCCGCTCATCTGAGTAGTATGAATGAGATTGACAGAAGCCAGAGTTCAATAGGCTCGGCTGGGCACACAGTGACTGACACCTGAAGACCGCCAAAACCAAACGTCatatcagtttattttaacGCAGGTTAAACACTCAACGTAACATTAGCTAAAATACCTTtacttgattttcttttatgaCCTTATCGTAACCATGGTTTAAGTTTGCCTCCTGATAAAACAGAAGACCCGAGGTCATAGGAAGCAAACTCCAGTTTTCTAAGTGAAGATTAAAAGCTGGGCGAGTTCTAGGGTCCCATTGGGCCACTTTTTGTCAGTCCAATCTGGCATCACAGCTCAGGGCTTGGGTTGTAGGCGGGTCACTGACATGGGCCGTTGTCTTGCTGAAAGACACGACAGCGGGAATTCAGGATTCAACTGCTGACTCGACAAGTCGCCCAGGAATTTGTTTTGGTGAGCCCcttaatgaaagaaaaccaaTGAACGCATGGGAACAAGCATCACAAAATTCCAAAACATTCAACGCTCATCAGGAGCAACCAAttataaacacagacataccGAAAGGGATATGTAATTAAAGAGTAAAACGTAGACATTCAGAATAAACTAAGTTTTATATATTCACCGAGAAGCTCAGCTAAAGAGCTGTTTCCTGTTTAAAATATGAAGCATTCTCATCTTCTGAGGAGCTGAAAGCCTCCGCAACTCTTCCCACAATAATGCGAGCTGCAGAGGCTTTACTAAACCATCATTTTGACCATATAACCTAGAAACCAAATCCATTCGTTAAGTTCGAAATTTTCAGGTCTATCACCAGAAAATAGGAAACTCATCCTCCAGCATTTTACGTCGCAACGAATCACAGTTTTCGGCTTTAGATTTGTGATGTCTCCTCCGTGCCAAGTAAACCGAAGCAGGACGGATTACAAACAACATGCAGCAAAGGTCATGAGACAGACTGGAACCCGTGGCATTATACACGAATTACGTGTCACTTtgttttatgctgctttatcACATCAGTGTGATTTAGTAGCTTTAAATTGATGTTTCTCAGATAGCAGACGAGCCCGCTGTTTATCTGAGCGGCCGCTTGCACATGTAATATTTTATAGCTGGATAACTATTCAGTCATGGAAACTTCCTTGGCTGCTTGAATCTTGATAAATGTGGCCCACTTTACGTGTCAGCAGTCTGTATCAACAAAGCAGTTACATCAGTTGATGCCAGGGATTTCTAGGTGGGGTAACATAGCTAACATTTACTTTAGCATGACACACCGTGGTTTGTCTACATAATCTTCTCAGGTGGAAATAGAGGAGACcgttctgttttttgtttttgtgttttttcttgtgtatacattaaaaaaagggcCTGCGGTTGTGAGCGTCACCACGTCGTTGTGTTGGGACCACACACATTAGAGGCAGTTTTCTGGTTTCATGCGACCTTTCGTCGCTTTCTTCAGTGCTCATCACGGCAATTGCTGGTTGCTGGTGACACGGTGGCGTCGCTAAAAAAGAAGCAGTCAGACGATCAGACAGGTTGAGTGAGTGTGAccggttgtttgtctctatgtgtcGGCTCTATCTCTcacccagtgtcagctgggactGGCAGCTGACACTGCAACCCTCAAGGAGAAGCGGTACAGCTAATGGACGAATGCATGATACAGTATTAACATcatgaattattattacaagATTAGTACAGGAAATCAGCATCTTTACCATTTTATACTTCCAGGGAATGATGCAGTACATCTGCTGTGCAAAGGCAATCAAACTGTAACTGTGGAAGACCACTGCTAATTAATCTTAGCAGAGAcggcaaaaatgtttttccaaaacttcagtattttttggttttcacaaCCATCCACATTaggctttacattttttattttttattttgagcatGCATACTGACTGCTTTGTGTATAATTTATTTCGTCTCTTTTCTCCACCAGACGCCCTCACCGTTTCCCTGTTGCCCGTACCTGAAAGCGCACTTTTCCTGTCCAATGCAGGATTATTATAGAAATGTCTGAATTTTCAGTTTTCGCCTCCAGATTAAATGTCTCACCCTTCATCCAACTGCAGTAGTTTATCcactgtctgtttgtttctcctcCAGCCACACGGTTGTAGGAATGTTGCCACCTTCCCAGAACTGAGCGATGACTTTGGTGAGAACGATGTTGTGTGTGATAGTGACAGAAATGAAGGCCAAATTGAAGGTACAAATTAAAGGCATTTAATTGATACTCAATTGTTAATATGACTTCTCTACCCACCTCTG containing:
- the LOC120803032 gene encoding glucose-dependent insulinotropic receptor; its protein translation is MSYLTGQASTESSVSMTPDCLESDEPTTQSDVRPRVMGVILSIAACLIIPTNLLVAVALLKVLLKKSSQSWCFVLNLALADALVGVAITGLATEDFNSNGNSVPQNRHSHVTADPPTNATPLAQGKTRCLMRMAFVTSPCTASIMSMFLISLDRYAAIKMPLRYSLLSGKGTAVGSLLALWISSFTVGFLPVMVRQLQAEGYDGFCAFFSVIHEVGIIVLFSVCFFPVFSVFVYIYLDILKIACSHQKQICQVRQAGSRTADRLCHQPCQHYHHHQQLRSGYWSHVKALRTVAVLVGCFLVLWCPFFVVCIVHVLCKSCELTDVLENYLWLLGLSNSLINPLVYAFWQREVRLQLAAMFSCFTGRWVAAGPPGITERYDPQSPVQTQACVSGGDSINPSLLRPITCNSEAHTAAISATTNL